From Paracoccus aminovorans, one genomic window encodes:
- a CDS encoding IS110 family RNA-guided transposase: protein MKLFVGLDVSLEKTAICVISEHGKIVKEAQVASEPKALSCWICDQDGAIAAVGLEAGPLSQWLHRGLSDAGRPVVLMETRQVKGALKAMPIKTDRRDAEGIARLLHLGWFRPVHCKSVSAQEVRAVLSPRKAVQQGFITLEMSLRGLLRNFGLKVGTISRGRFEQRIRELAAGNPMLEAATEPMLRARSALRRELAGLERNVRQLSQEDPVCRRLMSMPGIGAVVALTYRSAVDDPARFTSSKKVGPWVGLTPSRNQSGERDISGGITKAGDVNLRRALCQAATVMMYEEGQKTVRGTVFPTIGGRASWLRTWAAKLARRRGAKRAMVGLAHRIAVILHRMWKDDTLPRT from the coding sequence ATGAAGCTGTTTGTCGGGCTGGATGTGTCGCTGGAGAAGACCGCGATCTGCGTGATCAGCGAGCATGGGAAGATCGTGAAGGAGGCGCAGGTGGCCAGCGAGCCCAAGGCGCTGTCGTGCTGGATCTGCGACCAGGACGGCGCAATTGCCGCCGTCGGGCTTGAGGCTGGCCCCTTGTCGCAGTGGCTGCATCGCGGGTTGTCAGATGCGGGACGACCTGTCGTTCTCATGGAAACCAGACAGGTAAAAGGCGCCCTGAAGGCCATGCCGATCAAGACGGACCGGCGGGATGCAGAGGGTATTGCACGTCTGCTTCATCTTGGTTGGTTCCGACCCGTTCATTGCAAATCGGTGTCTGCACAGGAGGTTAGAGCGGTGCTCAGCCCTCGTAAGGCTGTGCAACAAGGGTTTATCACGCTGGAAATGTCACTGCGCGGGCTGCTGCGGAACTTCGGGCTCAAGGTTGGCACCATATCCCGCGGCAGGTTCGAACAGCGTATCCGCGAACTGGCGGCGGGCAACCCGATGCTGGAAGCGGCAACCGAACCCATGCTTCGCGCGCGCTCGGCGCTGCGGCGAGAGCTGGCGGGTCTTGAACGCAATGTCCGTCAACTCTCCCAGGAAGATCCGGTCTGTCGTCGGCTGATGTCGATGCCCGGGATCGGCGCCGTCGTGGCGTTGACCTATCGATCCGCTGTCGATGATCCCGCCCGCTTCACATCCTCGAAGAAGGTCGGACCATGGGTCGGCCTGACGCCGTCTCGCAACCAGTCGGGCGAGCGCGACATCTCGGGCGGGATCACCAAGGCAGGCGACGTCAACCTTCGACGCGCGCTGTGCCAGGCGGCAACCGTCATGATGTATGAGGAGGGTCAGAAAACAGTCCGGGGGACTGTTTTCCCGACGATTGGTGGACGGGCGAGCTGGCTGCGAACCTGGGCGGCAAAACTTGCGCGCCGTCGTGGTGCCAAGCGCGCGATGGTTGGGCTGGCCCACCGCATCGCCGTGATCCTGCACCGGATGTGGAAGGATGACACCTTACCACGAACGTAA
- a CDS encoding PPC domain-containing DNA-binding protein, whose protein sequence is MNSSGIFHAFRLKPGENLTAGLRAAFEASGTGAMAVVTCVGSLTDVRIRHANRPEATDYSGHFEITSLVGTIDAAGEHLHLTISDGAGRCFGGHLMPEGSAVYTTAEIVVLALPGLAFNRLPCPLSGYDELVVTQDE, encoded by the coding sequence ATGAATTCATCCGGCATTTTCCATGCCTTCCGCCTGAAGCCGGGTGAGAACCTGACCGCCGGTCTGCGGGCGGCGTTCGAGGCATCGGGAACAGGGGCAATGGCGGTGGTCACCTGCGTCGGCAGCCTGACCGATGTCCGCATCCGCCACGCCAACCGCCCCGAGGCGACGGATTATTCCGGCCATTTCGAGATCACCTCCCTCGTCGGCACCATCGACGCGGCGGGAGAGCACCTGCACCTGACCATCTCGGACGGCGCGGGCCGCTGCTTCGGAGGACACCTGATGCCCGAGGGATCGGCCGTCTACACCACCGCCGAGATCGTCGTGCTTGCCCTGCCCGGGCTTGCCTTCAACCGCCTGCCCTGCCCCCTGTCCGGCTATGACGAGCTTGTCGTGACGCAGGACGAATGA
- a CDS encoding ECF transporter S component, which translates to MSSIFSTRMLVLMAIGIAVNMALGQIAQAVKLPIFLDALGTIVVAVMAGPLAGLVTGVVTNLIWGLILSPTAAAFAPVAGVIGLAAGLLARAGLFRGPVQAAISGVVIAVVLSLVAVPIRVWLFGGVTGSGADFITAWMLQTGRDLFGATLVTVVTANLADKVVTALLAWAILRGLPLRMTGDWPFLRYSRT; encoded by the coding sequence ATGAGTTCAATTTTTTCCACCCGCATGCTGGTCCTGATGGCGATCGGCATCGCGGTGAACATGGCCCTTGGCCAGATCGCCCAGGCGGTCAAGCTGCCGATCTTTCTCGATGCGCTGGGAACGATCGTGGTCGCCGTCATGGCCGGGCCGCTCGCGGGACTGGTCACCGGCGTCGTCACCAACCTGATCTGGGGCCTGATCCTGTCGCCGACAGCGGCCGCCTTCGCCCCGGTCGCGGGCGTCATCGGCCTGGCCGCCGGACTGCTGGCGCGGGCGGGCCTGTTTCGCGGGCCGGTCCAGGCGGCGATCTCGGGCGTCGTCATCGCCGTGGTCCTGTCGCTGGTCGCCGTGCCGATCCGGGTCTGGCTGTTCGGCGGCGTCACCGGCAGCGGCGCGGATTTCATCACCGCATGGATGCTGCAGACCGGGCGCGACCTGTTCGGCGCGACCCTCGTCACGGTGGTTACCGCAAACCTGGCAGACAAGGTGGTCACCGCGCTTCTGGCATGGGCGATCCTGCGCGGCCTGCCCTTGCGCATGACCGGGGACTGGCCCTTCCTGCGCTACAGCCGCACCTGA
- a CDS encoding energy-coupling factor transporter transmembrane component T family protein yields the protein MTRLTLCLPVLALLPVGGPVALAFATGACLAVAAASGLGGFVLRRMVLLLLPVALALSLVHGVLIARGPATALGPLAIYPAGLAHAGMTLLRLAALLAAGLMIVGSTTPGGLADALEDKGLPSGIAYLLTAPLSLAQGLALEGAALRDALQLRGLPLSGSPWQRLRALSHIAIALIRLQLVEAAPRAQMLEARGFRSQPHRTLLAPPPDTPGQYPLRLASTLLAACILILGMRA from the coding sequence GTGACCCGGCTGACGCTCTGCCTGCCGGTCCTGGCGCTGCTGCCTGTCGGAGGCCCGGTCGCGCTGGCCTTCGCGACGGGCGCCTGCCTTGCCGTGGCGGCGGCCTCGGGGCTGGGCGGCTTCGTGCTGCGCCGCATGGTGCTGCTGCTTCTGCCGGTCGCTTTGGCGCTTTCCCTGGTGCATGGCGTGCTGATTGCGCGGGGTCCGGCGACCGCTCTTGGCCCCCTCGCGATCTATCCGGCCGGCCTTGCCCATGCGGGCATGACCCTGCTGCGGCTTGCCGCGTTGCTGGCGGCGGGACTGATGATCGTGGGTTCAACCACCCCCGGCGGACTGGCCGACGCGCTCGAGGACAAGGGCCTGCCTTCCGGCATCGCCTATCTGCTGACGGCGCCGCTGAGCCTGGCCCAGGGACTGGCCCTTGAGGGGGCGGCGCTGCGCGACGCGCTGCAATTGCGCGGTCTGCCGCTGAGCGGATCACCATGGCAGCGCCTGCGCGCGCTGTCGCACATCGCCATCGCGCTGATCCGACTGCAGCTGGTCGAGGCCGCCCCGCGCGCGCAGATGCTGGAGGCGCGGGGCTTTCGCAGCCAGCCCCACCGCACGCTGCTTGCGCCCCCGCCCGACACACCCGGTCAATACCCGCTGCGGCTGGCCTCGACCCTGCTGGCCGCCTGTATCCTGATCCTGGGAATGCGCGCATGA
- a CDS encoding ATP-binding cassette domain-containing protein → MSLSLRGLRFSWPGGPAVLDGLDLDLPPGGRVAVIAGNGAGKSTLARCVAGLAGSEAVLWRGRPLSAVAGTDRVAIAQLVGQRPDLQLSGRAATVRAEIAFGPENLGLPRALIRDRVEAAMQAMGLTALALRDPRRLSGGETQRLAIAGALAMRPALLILDEPLTDLDHEARDGLTERLSRLAPDMSILALDVSADAWRRQGFQVMQLRDGRLQRFQDIPQPSPLAARPEPRGQLVTIRDLDFAHDPARPLFRRVELDLPQGAAIAVTGPNGAGKTTLMRLIAGLERPSRGRITVAGVEVGRAKPKDLAAVLGMVFQNADRQFLAATLQDEAMMGPRLHRLPDPPGLARRALAALGLEALAHAHPLDLHNGARRLTAVAAAVAPRPQLLILDETQRGLDLRHQRQLEQAMTAFTQAGGTVLFVCHDEDFVKRNASHRLAVSGGLVGLHSVMESE, encoded by the coding sequence ATGAGCCTGTCCTTGCGGGGCCTGCGCTTTTCCTGGCCGGGCGGCCCCGCCGTTCTCGACGGCCTGGATCTCGACCTTCCGCCCGGAGGCCGGGTCGCGGTGATCGCCGGCAATGGCGCTGGCAAATCCACGCTGGCCCGTTGTGTCGCCGGCCTTGCGGGCAGCGAGGCCGTGCTGTGGCGGGGGCGGCCGCTGTCTGCCGTGGCCGGGACCGACCGCGTGGCGATCGCCCAACTGGTCGGACAAAGGCCGGACCTGCAACTGTCGGGCCGGGCGGCCACGGTCCGGGCCGAGATCGCCTTCGGGCCGGAAAACCTGGGCTTGCCGCGCGCCCTGATCCGGGATCGGGTCGAGGCGGCGATGCAGGCGATGGGGTTGACGGCCCTTGCCCTGCGCGATCCCAGGCGGCTGTCGGGCGGCGAAACGCAGCGCCTTGCCATCGCCGGGGCGCTGGCGATGCGACCGGCCCTGCTGATCCTGGACGAACCGCTGACCGATCTGGACCATGAGGCGCGCGACGGGCTGACCGAACGGCTGTCCAGGCTGGCGCCCGATATGTCGATACTGGCACTGGACGTCAGCGCGGATGCCTGGCGTCGGCAGGGCTTCCAAGTGATGCAGCTGCGCGACGGCAGGCTGCAACGGTTCCAGGATATACCGCAGCCCTCGCCCCTCGCCGCCCGCCCGGAGCCACGGGGGCAGCTGGTCACGATCCGCGATCTGGACTTCGCCCACGACCCGGCGAGACCGCTGTTCCGGCGGGTGGAGCTGGATCTGCCGCAAGGGGCCGCCATCGCAGTGACCGGACCGAACGGTGCCGGCAAGACGACCCTGATGCGGTTGATCGCCGGATTGGAACGGCCCTCGCGCGGCCGGATCACGGTCGCGGGCGTGGAGGTCGGCCGCGCGAAACCGAAGGACCTGGCGGCGGTTCTGGGAATGGTGTTCCAGAACGCAGACCGGCAGTTCCTTGCCGCCACCTTGCAGGACGAGGCAATGATGGGTCCCCGTCTTCATCGCCTGCCCGATCCGCCCGGGCTGGCGCGGCGGGCGCTGGCCGCGCTGGGGCTGGAGGCGCTGGCCCACGCCCATCCGCTGGACCTGCACAATGGTGCGCGCAGGCTGACTGCCGTAGCCGCCGCTGTCGCCCCGCGCCCGCAACTGCTGATCCTCGATGAAACCCAGCGCGGCCTTGATCTGCGGCATCAGCGCCAGCTGGAACAGGCAATGACCGCGTTCACGCAAGCCGGTGGAACGGTGCTGTTCGTTTGCCACGACGAGGATTT